In one window of Solanum pennellii chromosome 2, SPENNV200 DNA:
- the LOC107010812 gene encoding uncharacterized protein LOC107010812, whose product MNSSNSSPSETIEQGEVEPSRNMPTWLGPLLKKTFFGACLVHDELEKNELSKYCITCDSDLCKHCISTNKHNDHDQLKIYRHVYKEVVLLEQMEKYIDCKLIQPYKCNKKLVISLNPLPHCGSGSLIAGDPTCLTCKRRLHDPRQFQFCSIACKVEAKWGKIVETKRKRKRKGIPHRAPLK is encoded by the exons ATGAATAGCTCTAATTCATCCCCTTCTGAGACAATTGAACAG GGAGAAGTGGAACCTAGCAGGAATATGCCAACATGGCTAGGGCCACTTTTGAAGAAGACATTCTTTGGTGCATGTTTGGTGCATGATGAACTTGAAAAGAATGAACTGAGCAAGTATTGTATCACATGTGATTCAGATTTATGCAAGCATTGCATCTCTACCAACAAACACAATGATCATGACCAGCTAAAGATTTATCGACATGTTTACAAAGAAGTTGTTCTTCTCGAGCAGATGGAGAAGTATATTGATTGTAAATTAATTCAG CCATACAAATGCAACAAGAAATTGGTAATTTCTTTGAATCCTCTGCCACATTGTGGGTCTGGCTCTTTAATTGCTGGAGATCctacttgtctcacttgcaaaAGGAGATTGCATGACCCTCGACAATTTCAGTTCTGTTCCATTGCTTGCAAG GTGGAAGCCAAATGGGGAAAGATTGTTGAGACGAAGCGGAAGCGCAAGAGGAAGGGAATTCCTCATAGAGCTCCTTTAAAATAA